The sequence TCTGGAGCGATCTCTTTTGCTAGGCTCATGACGCCTGGAGTTGCGATGATAAAGGCGTCTGGCTTCATCGCTGAGATGGTTTGTAAGTGCCTTTTTAGCGACTCTATCTGAGAGTTAAAAGGGAAGGCATTTATGGTCGCATAAAATTTCTTTCCCTTTTCGTGTGTGTAGTCTATCGCCTCTTTGAAGGTCTCAAGGTTAAATTCCCTTGCCGATCTAGTCCTTAGCGAAAAGCTAGCCACCGAGCCATAAACAGCGTCGGCTCCATACTCAAGGGCGATTTTAAGTTTTGTTAAATTCCCAGCTGGAGATAAAAGCTCAGGCCTTTTTAGCACTATTTTTTACCCAGACTTTCTATCAAGGCTTCGATGTCGTCGTTGCTGACAAGGTTTTCAGTCGTTGTATCACCAGCGATATGAACAGCAGAGCCAACACGCTTATCATCATCGATACGACCTTCAAACAATGTATTCATATATTTGCTAAGTGCCCTCATAACGTTGATAACACGCTCTATCTTTTGTCTGTGGATGTCTTGATACTGCATCATATCCATAGCCATCATGATCTCATCTTGTCCCATTTGTAAATTTGAGATGATATTATCGATCGTGCCAAGAAGCGAGTTATTGTTCTCCAAAGCTTCGCTAAATGCAGCAATATTTGGAAATTTCTCACTTAGTGTCGTAAATAACTCAACGTTTGAGTTTATCGCGTCTTTTAGGCTGTTTGAGTCGCTCTCAGCGTCCATAAAAAAGTTATTTATCGTCTCAAGCTTGTCAAACATCTGAGTAGCTTTCTCTTCGCTATCTCTTGTCACATCGTCAAGCTGATGTACCATTTTATGGTCTTCAGTCGGTGGTGGTGGTGGCCAAACGCCGTCTGCACTCACTCTGTAGTTTTCGCTCTGTTTTGAGCTACTCTCTGACTTTGCTTGTGGCTCATCTGCTTTAGCACTCATTGCCTCTGCAACTTCTGCTACCTCGTCTGTTTCCTCTTTGACGTCCGCGGTCTCTTGGCTGGCATCTTTAGTATCACCTAAATCATCCTCTAATCCGCCTGCCATAAGTGCGTCAAGTTCCTCTTGGGTCATAAAAGCTCCTAATAAAATTTGCCTTGATTATATAGGATTTAAATAAAAAGAAAGTTTAAAAAGCATGCGTTTATCTTTAAATTTATCAAATTTTAGGTAGCATTTTTGAAAAATAAACGACTTTAAAAGGCTAAAAATGACCGTCGATCTTCACAACCACACACCTCTTTGCAACCACGCAGTTGGCGAACCACTAGAATTTGTGAGATGCGCCATAAAAGCTGGCACAAGATACTTTGGTTTTAGCGATCACGCACCGATGAACTACGATGAAGCTTATAGGATGAAATTTGAAGAGATGCAAAGCTACGAAGACGAAATTTTACGTTTAAGAGAGGAATTTAGCGGTGAGATAGAAATTTTACTTGGCTACGAGATGGACTTTTTAGATGGTTTTATGGACGAGCGAGTTTTTGCTAGAAAGGTTGATTATCTAATAGGCTCTGTCCATTTTTTTAATGGCTGGGCGTTTGACAACCCTGAATTTATCGGTGGTTACGAGGGCAAAGACTTGGATCAAATTTGGCAAGAGTATTTTGACCACATAGAAAGATCAGCCAAACTTGGTAAATTTGACATCATGGGGCACATCGATCTTTTAAAACTCTTTAAATTTTTACCTAAAAAAGATGTCAGGGTCCTAGCTAAAAACGCGATAAAAGCGATAAAAGAGGCAAATTTGGTAGTTGAGATAAACGCAGCTGGCTTTAGAAAACCTATCGGCGAGCAGTATCCAAGCGTAAATTTACTAGAGCTCATCGCCCAAAATGATATACCTATCACCTTTGGCTCAGACGCTCACGCCAAAGAAGATATCGGCAAAAACGGCGAAATTTGCGAGCAGATAGCTAGAAATTTGGGATATTCAAAGTGTGCGATATTTAAAAATAGAGATAGAGAATTAGTAAAATTTTAGTTTGGGGTCAAATAAAATATAAAGATAATCTTAAATATAAAATTTTGTGATACAATACTAAAATTGAAAACCAGAAGGAGATAAAAAATGGGAAAATTTGTCCAAAACATCGATCATTTTTTTGATTTTTGCAAAGAAAATGAAGTTAAATTTGTAGATTTTAGATTTACCGATCTAAACGGCGCTTGGCACAGCATAAGCTACAACATAAAAGCTGTTACAAAAGAGAATTTCACAAACGGCATCCCAATGGACGCTAGCTCGATGAATGGCTGGCAGCCTATCGACAAGAGCGATATGATAATGAAGCCAGAAGCGACATCTGCGTTTTTGGACCCATTTACCTCTGATATCACAGTCGTTGTTTTTTGCGATATCTACGACATTTACAAAGGTCAAATTTATGAAAAATGCCCTCGCTCGATCGCAAAAAGAGCGATGCAATATGTAAAAGATAGCGGACTTGGCGATGAGGCATATTTTGGCCCTGAGAATGAATTTTTTGTATTTGACAACGTCAAAATCATCGACAGTCCAAACTGTGCGATGTATCAAGTAGATAGCGAAGAAGGCGAGTGGAACGACGCTGCAGACTTCAAAGATAGCTACAACACAGGTCACCGCCCACGCAGAAAAGGCGGCTACTTGATGACCCAGCCAATCGACAGCATGGTCGATCTAAGAGCTGAAATGATGCAAGTTTTAGAGCAAGTTGGTCTTGAAGTATTTTTAGGACACCACGAGGTCGCACAAGGTCAAGGCGAGATCGGCGTGAAATTTGGCAACTTAGTTGAGGCTGCTGACAACGTTCAAATTTACAAATACGTCGTTCGCATGGTCGCTCACCTAAACGGCAAGACAGTTACATTTATGCCAAAACCGCTTTATGGCGACAACGGCAGCGGCATGCACGTGCATCAATCAGTCTGGAAAGATGGCAAAAATTTATTCTACAAAGAGGGCAACTACGCAAATTTAAGTGACTTTGCAAGGCACTACATCGGCGGCGTTTTAAAACACGCAAGAAGCGTTGCAGCCTTCACAAACCCAAGCACAAACAGCTACAAACGCCTAATCCCAGGCTTTGAAGCGCCATCTATCCTAACCTACTCGAGCCAAAACCGCTCAGCGAGCATCCGCATACCTTACGGCGCTGGCGAGAAGTCAGTTAGGGCTGAGATGAGATTTCCAGATAGCACAGCAAACCCTTATCTAGCCTTCTCAGCGATGCTAATGGCGGGCCTTGACGGCGTTAAAAACAAATACGAGCCAGTTGGTCCGATGGATGAAAATTTATTTAAACTTCACCTTGATGAGATTAGAGAGCGTGGCATAGAGCAGCTCCCACACACACTTCGTGGCAGCCTTGAAGCGCTTATCCGCGATAACGAATACCTAAAACCGATAATGACCGATCTTTTCATCGACACTTATCAGCACATGAAATTTGAAACTCAGGTTTGGCCTTACGAAGCACGCCCAACCGCTTATGAGTTTAAGACCTGCTTCTCTTGCTAAAAAGAGAGTCTCCAAGCTCATTTTGGGCTTGGAGACTTTTTTAATCAAATTTAAAATATAAAATCCTGCGGCTATTGAATTTAGAGCTAAATCCAATAAGCTCTATCGCTTAGAAATTTTTTAACCACAACAGATAAATTTTTAAAAAATATAAAATCTATATAGTTAAATTTTGAGCTAAACTTGGCTTTACGCACAAGAATAAATTTTAAATTTAATAAGCCAAAACTCATGCAAATTTAGAAATTTAAAGCTTATATATAAAAATAGTCATAGCAGATAAATTTGAGCTAAATTTGATTTTGCAAACAAGGGGTAAATTTGCCAGAGTTTTAAATTTATCTGCATCATTAAAAGCTCAAATTTAATAAGCCCTAGCTCTTTTAAATTTGTAATATAAATTTGAGATTTTATTTAGTCAGGATAGCAGCAGATAAATTCATTAAAAAACTTTTATTTATAAATTTACGCCAAAAAGCTAAATTTAAAACGCTAAATCAAGCAAATTTGCAAAGAGCCAAATCCCTAGCTATTTTGCACTTCAGGCTGTCCAAAGAGCCTATTTGCCTCTTTTATCACGCCCTCTTCTCTTTGTTTTTTAAGCTCCTCTGGGCTTTTGCTCTGACTTAGCGACATCAGCTCTTTTGCAAAGTCATTTTGAGACTGAGATAGCGCATTTACCCTAGTTTCAGGCACTACGGCTGGCTGGCTTGCTGGCTCATCTTTTTGCTCGTCTTGCTGCCTAGCCTTTATCTTAGCGATCTCCTCATCAAGGTAGCTATATTTATCCTGTGGCTCTTGTGGCGGAGTTTGTGGCTCAGGCTTTGGGGCAAGAATTTGAGTCTTAGCATTTACAATTTTTATTTTTTTACCAAAAATTGTATGTAAAATTTCATGCATTACGCCCCAGCTTTTTTTGAAAAATGCCAGATCATCGCCAGTTGCATTGACGACTAAGCCAAGCTCATTTTCATTTAAAAAGCTAAAACTTATGTGATTTTTAAAAATTTCACCAAGCTCAAAACTTCTATCATAAATTTTTGCCACAAACTGCTCGTATGGCGTCTTTGGCGCTTCTTTTATGGCTAAAATTTGCTCACTCACGCCAGCTTTTGGCTCCATAGCCACGCTAGGCTCGCTCTTAGCAAGCTTTATAGCTTCATCGATATCTTGCAGATTTAGCGCCTCTATCATCATAAAAAGCATAAGCATCAGCACAAAGCCATTGTCGCTTGATACGCTTAGCATCGACTTTGCCTGCGCCAAAATCCTAAAAAATCTCTCATATATAAGAAGCGAAAATTTTGGGTCGTTGTCTAAAAATCTCTGCTTTAAATTTGCCAAAATTTCATCTATGATCATCTCTGGCTCATAAGTCTCAAGCTCGGTTACTAGCACCCTAATGGCGTTTTTATCGGCATTTGCGACGTGCTCAATGATCTGCTCGATCCTACTTGGATCAAGAAGTCCAAGCATCGCTGCCACGCTTGATTTTGTGATATTACCAGCGCCATAAATGATAGCTTGATCAAGAAGCGTTAGCGTATCTCTTAGCGAGCCGCCGCCGCTTCTAGCTAGTATCTCAAGCGCCTCCCTCTCGTAGTTCACGCCCTCTTTACTAAGGATAAATTCAAGATGTTTTACGATCTCGTATCTGCTTATTTGCTTAAATCTAAAATGCTGCGTTCTTGAAAGCACAGTCGTTGGAAGCTTTAGCGGATCGGTCGTTGCTAAGATAAATTTAACATAGCTTGGCGGCTCTTCAAGCGTTTTAAGAAGGGCGTTAAACGCCTCTTTTGTTAGCATATGCACTTCGTCGATGATGAAAATTTTATATCTAGCAGCCGTAGGAGCGTATTTTGTCTGCTCGATGAGCTCTCTTATGTCGTCGATCTTTCTGTGGCTAGCTGCGTCCATCTCGATGATGTCCATGTGGCGCGACTCGTTTGCCATCACGCACTGCGCACAGACCTCACAAGGCCTAGAAGTTGGCCCTTTCTCGCAAACCAAAGCCTTTGCAAATATCCTAGCACTCGATGTCTTACCGCTTCCCCTAAGGCCTGAAAACAAATAAGCATGGCTCACTCTGTTTTCGTCAAGTGCGTGGGTTAGGCTCTTGCTTACGGCTTCTTGTCCGATGAGCTCGTCAAAATTTTTTGGTCGATATTTTAGGGCTAGTGCTTGCAACTGCTTTCCTTTTTGCAATTTTAATTTGCTGATTTTATAAAAAAAGGCATAAATTTATGGTTATGATAAAGTTAAATTTTGCTAAATTTAAGCCAAACTTTAGCGGAAAGGATAAATTTGCAAGCATTTATATCTGGATTTTTCACCTCTTTATCGCTCATTTTAGCCATTGGCGCGCAAAACGCATTTGTGCTAAAACAGGGCATTAAAAGAGAAAATATCTTTATCATTTGCCTTATTTGCGCCATTAGTGACGCCCTCTTGATCTTTGCAGGAGTTTTTGGGCTTGGTAGCCTCGTGCAAAATTTCTCCATCATCAAGCAAATCGCCCTATATGGTGGCTTTTTATTTTTACTATTTTACGCGCTAAAGAGCTTTCACTCGTGCTTTTTTAAGGATCTTAGTATGGATACCAGCAGCGATTATGCCAGATCAAATTTAAAGAAAAACATCCTTTTAACGCTCGCTTTTACCTGGCTAAACCCTCACGTCTATCTTGACACCATGATCCTAATAGGCTCGGTTTCGACTAAATTTAAAGAAGAAAATTTGATATTTGGCGTGGGAGCTAGCCTTGCCTCGTTTTGCTTTTTCTTCGCACTTGGCTATCTGGCTAGGTTTTTAGCGCCTATTTTTGCAAGGCCCATCTCTTGGAAAGTTTTAGAGTTTTTTGTCGGCCTCATCATGCTCGCCCTTGC is a genomic window of Campylobacter concisus containing:
- a CDS encoding chemotaxis protein, yielding MTQEELDALMAGGLEDDLGDTKDASQETADVKEETDEVAEVAEAMSAKADEPQAKSESSSKQSENYRVSADGVWPPPPPTEDHKMVHQLDDVTRDSEEKATQMFDKLETINNFFMDAESDSNSLKDAINSNVELFTTLSEKFPNIAAFSEALENNNSLLGTIDNIISNLQMGQDEIMMAMDMMQYQDIHRQKIERVINVMRALSKYMNTLFEGRIDDDKRVGSAVHIAGDTTTENLVSNDDIEALIESLGKK
- a CDS encoding histidinol-phosphatase; translation: MTVDLHNHTPLCNHAVGEPLEFVRCAIKAGTRYFGFSDHAPMNYDEAYRMKFEEMQSYEDEILRLREEFSGEIEILLGYEMDFLDGFMDERVFARKVDYLIGSVHFFNGWAFDNPEFIGGYEGKDLDQIWQEYFDHIERSAKLGKFDIMGHIDLLKLFKFLPKKDVRVLAKNAIKAIKEANLVVEINAAGFRKPIGEQYPSVNLLELIAQNDIPITFGSDAHAKEDIGKNGEICEQIARNLGYSKCAIFKNRDRELVKF
- the glnA gene encoding type I glutamate--ammonia ligase, with product MGKFVQNIDHFFDFCKENEVKFVDFRFTDLNGAWHSISYNIKAVTKENFTNGIPMDASSMNGWQPIDKSDMIMKPEATSAFLDPFTSDITVVVFCDIYDIYKGQIYEKCPRSIAKRAMQYVKDSGLGDEAYFGPENEFFVFDNVKIIDSPNCAMYQVDSEEGEWNDAADFKDSYNTGHRPRRKGGYLMTQPIDSMVDLRAEMMQVLEQVGLEVFLGHHEVAQGQGEIGVKFGNLVEAADNVQIYKYVVRMVAHLNGKTVTFMPKPLYGDNGSGMHVHQSVWKDGKNLFYKEGNYANLSDFARHYIGGVLKHARSVAAFTNPSTNSYKRLIPGFEAPSILTYSSQNRSASIRIPYGAGEKSVRAEMRFPDSTANPYLAFSAMLMAGLDGVKNKYEPVGPMDENLFKLHLDEIRERGIEQLPHTLRGSLEALIRDNEYLKPIMTDLFIDTYQHMKFETQVWPYEARPTAYEFKTCFSC
- a CDS encoding DNA polymerase III subunit gamma/tau; the protein is MQALALKYRPKNFDELIGQEAVSKSLTHALDENRVSHAYLFSGLRGSGKTSSARIFAKALVCEKGPTSRPCEVCAQCVMANESRHMDIIEMDAASHRKIDDIRELIEQTKYAPTAARYKIFIIDEVHMLTKEAFNALLKTLEEPPSYVKFILATTDPLKLPTTVLSRTQHFRFKQISRYEIVKHLEFILSKEGVNYEREALEILARSGGGSLRDTLTLLDQAIIYGAGNITKSSVAAMLGLLDPSRIEQIIEHVANADKNAIRVLVTELETYEPEMIIDEILANLKQRFLDNDPKFSLLIYERFFRILAQAKSMLSVSSDNGFVLMLMLFMMIEALNLQDIDEAIKLAKSEPSVAMEPKAGVSEQILAIKEAPKTPYEQFVAKIYDRSFELGEIFKNHISFSFLNENELGLVVNATGDDLAFFKKSWGVMHEILHTIFGKKIKIVNAKTQILAPKPEPQTPPQEPQDKYSYLDEEIAKIKARQQDEQKDEPASQPAVVPETRVNALSQSQNDFAKELMSLSQSKSPEELKKQREEGVIKEANRLFGQPEVQNS
- a CDS encoding LysE/ArgO family amino acid transporter; translation: MQAFISGFFTSLSLILAIGAQNAFVLKQGIKRENIFIICLICAISDALLIFAGVFGLGSLVQNFSIIKQIALYGGFLFLLFYALKSFHSCFFKDLSMDTSSDYARSNLKKNILLTLAFTWLNPHVYLDTMILIGSVSTKFKEENLIFGVGASLASFCFFFALGYLARFLAPIFARPISWKVLEFFVGLIMLALAFMLIFASF